DNA sequence from the Desulfonatronum thiosulfatophilum genome:
CGGTCATTGCCATGGGGATCTGCTACGGCGCATACATGGGCGAAGTTTTCCGGGCCGGGATTGAATCCATCGACCATGGCCAGAGCGAAGCCGCCCGGTCCCTGGGATTCAATCGCACCCAGACCATGTTCTACGTCATTCTGCCCCAGGCTTGGCGGACCATTCTCCCGCCGGTGGGCAACGAATTTATCGCGTTGCTCAAGGACAGTTCCCTGGTTTCCATTCTGGCTGTTTCGGACATCCTGCGACGCGGAAGGGAATTCGCCAGCGTGACTTTCAACTATTTCGAGACATACACGATGGTTGCCCTGGTCTATCTGGTGATCACCCTGCTGCTGTCCAAAATCGTCAGCACCATGGAAGAAAGGTTGAACTACTATGAGCGACGCTAGCAAGATCATCAGCATAGCCAACGTCTACAAATTTTTCGGCCCGCTGAAGGCGCTGAATAATGTCTCCCTGGACATTCACGCTGGGGAGAAAGTCGTCATCATCGGCCCCAGCGGCTCGGGCAAAAGTACTCTCCTGCGATCCATTAACCGCCTGGAAACCATTGATTCCGGGACCATAACCGTGGACGGCAAGGACATCAACGACTCGAAAAACGACATTAATGCCATGCGCATGGACATGGGCATGGTGTTTCAAAGCTTCAACCTGTTCCCCCACAGGACGGCTCTGGAAAACCTGACCATGGCCCCCATCAAGCTCCGCAAGATGCCGCGGGACAAGGCCGAAACCATGGCCATGGCGTTGTTGAAAAAGGTCGGGATCGATGAGAAGTCGAGCGTCTATCCGGCTCAGCTTTCCGGCGGGCAGAAACAGCGGGTCGCCATCGCTCGGGCCCTGGCCATGAGCCCGAAGATCATGCTTTTCGACGAGCCGACCTCCGCCCTGGACCCGGAGATGATCGGCGAAGTGCTGGACGTCATGGTCACTTTGGCCCGGGAAGGCATGACCATGGCCGTGGTAACGCATGAAATGGGTTTTGCCCGCGAGGTGGCGGACAGAATCGTCTTCATGGACCAGGGAGAGATTGTCGAGGTGGGCACGCCGCAACAGTTTTTTGAACAGACCCGGCACCCCCGGACCCAAAAATTCCTGAGCCAGATCCTCTAGGGATTTGAGCCCTCTGGATATTATCAGCCCATGGATACCCTTTTCGCGCCCTGGAGAATGGAATATATACTTGGCCCCAAGGCGGACGACTGCGTCTTCTGCATTCCGGAATCCACCGCCACCGACAGTGAAGGGTATGTTCTGGTCCGGGGGACGCTTTGCTTTGTGATCATGAACAGGTATCCATATGCCAACGGCCACCTGATGGTGGCCCCATTCCGCCATGTCCCTGACCTGACCGACCTGGACGACCGGGAATCCGCCGAAATGATGTACTGGATTCGGGGCGCCGTGCAGGCCTTGCGCCAGGCCTTGAACCCGGAAGGTTTCAATGTCGGGGTCAACCTTGGCGACGTCGCCGGCGCGGGCATTCAGGAACACCTGCATGTGCATGTCGTGCCCCGCTGGCATGGCGATACGTCCTTCATGACGGTCTGCGGACATACCCGGGTCGTGCCCGAGCACCTTTCATCAACGTACGCGAGACTGGCCCCGTTGTTTGTATCCTTATCACCCTCAACACTCTTGTAAGGAGAGGCGTATGCGCTACCTCAAGGTCCTGCTTCTGATCCTGTTTTTCTTCGTTTCCATGCTTTTTTTCATTCAGAACAACGAAGTGCTTTCCGAGGAACTCGTTCTGCAATTGGAGTTGTTCGATTGGCACGTTGCCTCCAGGGAACTGCCATTCTATCTGGTTGTGCTGTTGAGTTTCGTGGCTGGATCGCTTTTCAGCCTGGCCTATTTTATTGGCGAGAAGATCCGCTTGAGCCGTGAACTCAAAGCCGCCAACAACAAGCGAGCCGCTTTGGAGCAGGAAGTGACTTCGTTGCGTAATTTGCCCCTGGAAGAGGAAACGTATCCCACGGCTCCCCAAAAAACCGTCGCTGCGAAAGAAGCCGAAAAAACTCCGACTACTCCCCCGAAGACAGTGACCGCAAAGGAAGAAGTGCAACCTCCGACTATTTTCGCGAAGACAGTGGCCGAGAAGGAAAAGGGAGCCTCTTCTCCGGAGGAGAAAAAGCGTGAAGAAAATACGTAGATCTTGAGTGTTGCGCATCTCACACGAAA
Encoded proteins:
- a CDS encoding LapA family protein — encoded protein: MRYLKVLLLILFFFVSMLFFIQNNEVLSEELVLQLELFDWHVASRELPFYLVVLLSFVAGSLFSLAYFIGEKIRLSRELKAANNKRAALEQEVTSLRNLPLEEETYPTAPQKTVAAKEAEKTPTTPPKTVTAKEEVQPPTIFAKTVAEKEKGASSPEEKKREENT
- a CDS encoding HIT family protein: MDTLFAPWRMEYILGPKADDCVFCIPESTATDSEGYVLVRGTLCFVIMNRYPYANGHLMVAPFRHVPDLTDLDDRESAEMMYWIRGAVQALRQALNPEGFNVGVNLGDVAGAGIQEHLHVHVVPRWHGDTSFMTVCGHTRVVPEHLSSTYARLAPLFVSLSPSTLL
- a CDS encoding amino acid ABC transporter ATP-binding protein, with amino-acid sequence MSDASKIISIANVYKFFGPLKALNNVSLDIHAGEKVVIIGPSGSGKSTLLRSINRLETIDSGTITVDGKDINDSKNDINAMRMDMGMVFQSFNLFPHRTALENLTMAPIKLRKMPRDKAETMAMALLKKVGIDEKSSVYPAQLSGGQKQRVAIARALAMSPKIMLFDEPTSALDPEMIGEVLDVMVTLAREGMTMAVVTHEMGFAREVADRIVFMDQGEIVEVGTPQQFFEQTRHPRTQKFLSQIL